The genomic DNA GCGCGGTTGACTTGCGACAGCAGCCGCGCCGGAGTCTTCAACGGCTCCTTCTGCCACATTTTGTGCGCAACACGGTGCATCCACACCGCATGGAGTCCGGTATACCCTGCAACGACCTCAAAGGTACTGCGAGCGGCGGGGTCGCGATCCTTGGCGGCCTGAATATCCTCGCGGAGGCGGCTTATGATTCCCAATGGTTCCCTTTCAAGACGAAGTGGTGTTGTAAGACCCCAACACAGAAGCGATCTGAATTATTCTATGCTCTGGTCACTAACGGGTTAAGGCTTAAAAGCTTCTGCCTTCGGTCTTGCAGAGCCATGGGTGTCTGCTACCGAAGGCAGAAGGGGTGAAGCGTTGGGTCCTTAGCCGCGGATATCTTCGTACAAGACGGTGGAGATGTACCGTTCGCCAAAGTCAGGGATCACGGCAACAATCAGTTTGCCGGCGTTTTCTTCTCGCTTGGCCTCATCTAAGGCAGCTGCGATAGCGGCCCCGGAGGAGATACCACCGAGAATGCCCTCTTTAGTCCCCAGCAAACGCGAGTTTTGGACGGATTCTTCCAAGGTGGCGGTATAGACGGAAGAGTACAGCTCGGTATCGAGAACCTCTGGAACGAAGTTCGCGCCGATGCCCTGAATCTTGTGCGGGCCTGGTTTACCACCGGACAGGATTGGTGAATCAGCAGGCTCTACGGCTACGAGTTTGACGTCTGGTTTCTGCTCTTTCAGGTAGCGCCCAGCGCCGGTGATCGTTCCACCGGTGCCAATGCCGGAAACCAAGATATCTACTTTGCCTTCCGAGGCCTCCCAGATCTCTGGACCGGTGGTGTTGTAGTGAATTTCTACGTTGGCTTGGTTGGCGAACTGCTGCGCCAAGATGGAGTTTTCGGTTTCTTCCACGATTTGGGCGGCTTTTTCAACGGCACCGCGCATACCGTCAGCGCCCGGAGTCAATACGATCTCGGCACCGTAGGCGCGCAACATAACACGACGCTCGTTCGACATCGTTTCTGGCATGGTCAGCACTACGCGGTAACCGCGTGCCGCGCCGACCATAGCCAAGGCGATACCGGTGTTGCCCGAGGTGCCTTCAACAATGGTCCCACCCGGACGAAGTTTGCCGGACTTCTCGGCGGCATCCACGATAGCCACACCGATGCGGTCTTTCACGGAGTTCGCTGGGTTATAGAACTCGACTTTGACGGCAACATCTGCCGGCAGATCCTCTGTGAGGCGGTTCAGACGGATAAGGGGCGTCTGACCGACGGCTTGAGTGATGTTATCGAGCATCTTTGCCATGTTGGATTCATCCTTTACGGGGGAGCAAGTTTAAAACAGTTCTAGGGGTTAACCATACGGGAGCGGTCGCAAAACGTAATTATTGCAGCCACGCAGAGTAATGTTTTCGCACATTGGCCAGTTTCGGGTTGATCACGACCTGACAGTAGCCCCAATTAGGGTTGCGCGCATAAAAGTCTTGGTGCTGTTCTTCCGCCGGCCACCACGTGGCATCTTCCTCAATCGTTGTCACGATTGGATCGTCCCAGTGCTGCTGGTGGCGCTCGATGGCCTGTTCAAAGAGTTCTTTGTCTTCGACCGATTGAGGGAAAAGCGCGGAGCGATACTGCGGTCCCACATCGGCGCCCTGGCGATTCAAGGTGGTCGGATCATGGGAAGCGAACAGCATATCCAAGATGGTGTCTGCATCGATAACATCCTGATCGAAGGTCACCTTCACGGCTTCTGCGTGACCGGTCGTGCCGGTTGAGACTTGCTCGTAACTCGGGTTGGGTACATGACCCCCGATATAACCGCATTCAGACTCGATGACACCTCGGGTCTTGCGATATACCGCGTCCTGACACCAAAAACATCCGCCGCCGACTATTAACGTTCTGTGATTGGGGTTTGACCCGTTTTCGTGTTGGTTCATCATATTTGATAACGCTACATGAAACGCCGGTTCTACCGCTAGATAGCGCGGAACTTTCGTCCACGGGTGAGCACGTAGTCCCCGTCCATGCGACCAGGACCACTACCTAAGGCGAGCAATGTTGATGACCTCAAATCAAAGCTAGTGATGAGTCTTTACTCACTTTCATCGCCGTGGATTTGCTTCGTCCCGTGCGGCCACCCGACACTATCTGAATGACACTCTCATCTCACACTGTGCCTGGAGTCCTGCCATGATGGGCGCGC from Enteractinococcus fodinae includes the following:
- the cysK gene encoding cysteine synthase A, with product MAKMLDNITQAVGQTPLIRLNRLTEDLPADVAVKVEFYNPANSVKDRIGVAIVDAAEKSGKLRPGGTIVEGTSGNTGIALAMVGAARGYRVVLTMPETMSNERRVMLRAYGAEIVLTPGADGMRGAVEKAAQIVEETENSILAQQFANQANVEIHYNTTGPEIWEASEGKVDILVSGIGTGGTITGAGRYLKEQKPDVKLVAVEPADSPILSGGKPGPHKIQGIGANFVPEVLDTELYSSVYTATLEESVQNSRLLGTKEGILGGISSGAAIAAALDEAKREENAGKLIVAVIPDFGERYISTVLYEDIRG
- the msrA gene encoding peptide-methionine (S)-S-oxide reductase MsrA, encoding MMNQHENGSNPNHRTLIVGGGCFWCQDAVYRKTRGVIESECGYIGGHVPNPSYEQVSTGTTGHAEAVKVTFDQDVIDADTILDMLFASHDPTTLNRQGADVGPQYRSALFPQSVEDKELFEQAIERHQQHWDDPIVTTIEEDATWWPAEEQHQDFYARNPNWGYCQVVINPKLANVRKHYSAWLQ